GCGATGCGGGCTCCCACCGGACGCACGCGCACCGCATCCGGCTCGTTCGCCGTGCCGCAGCAGCGCGCGCGCACGGCGCGGGCGAGCCGCATCTTCGTCGAGGGCCGGCACGACGCGGAGCTCGTCGAGAAGGTCTGGGGCGCCGACCTCCGCGCCGAGGGCGTCGTGGTCGAGTACCTCGAGGGCGTCGACGACCTCGACGCGATCGTGCGTGAGACCGCTCCGGCCGCCGACCGGCGCATCGGCGTGCTCGTCGACCACCTCGTGACGGGCTCGAAGGAGCGGGCGATCGCCGACCGGGTCGCACGTGGGCCGTACGGCGCCCACGTGCTCGTGGTCGGGCACCCCTACGTCGACGTCTGGCAGGCCGTGAAGCCCGCACGACTCGGGGTGCGGGCGTGGCCGGTGATCCCGCGCGGCACGTCGTGGAAGCACGGCGTGTGCGCGGCCTTCGGCTGGCCGCACGACGACCAGGCGGACATCGCGCGGGCCTGGCAGCGCATCCTCGGCGCGGTGCGCGACTGGAACGACCTCGAGCCCGAGCTGCTCGGCCGCGTCGAGGAGCTCATCGACTTCGTCACGGCGGGCGAGGACCGCTGACCGGCCCACGCCGGCCGGCTCCCGGAGGCGCCGGACGGCCCCCGATCAGCCGATCGTGGTGCCGAAGGCCAGGCCGAGCACGTAGGTGACGCCCGCCGCCCCCAGGCCGATCGCGAGCTGCCGCAGCGCCCGCTTGCCGGGCGAGGCGCCCGACAGGATGCCCACGACGGCGCCGGTCGCCAGCAGCGCGATGCTCACGAGCACGAGCGCCACGACGAGCGCGAGGGTGCCGTCGGCGCCGAAGAGGTACGGCAGCACGGGGATCAGCGCCCCCGTCGCGAAGAAGCAGAAGCTGGAGATCGCCGCCGCCATTCCGGTGCCCACGGCCTCCGCCTCGTCGTGGGCGGCGGGGATCGCCGTCGAGTCGACGGCGCCCTTCGCCCGCACGCCCGCGATCACGCGCCCGGCATGGGCCGTGGCGTCGGCGGGGTCCATCCCGCGCGCCCGGTAGACGAGCGCCAGTTCGTTGGCGTCGACGTCGAGGTCGGGCAGCGCGGCACGTGCGGCGGGGTCGGGGGCGGATGCCTCGAGCAGTTCGCGCTGCGAACGCACCGACACGTACTCCCCAGCGCCCATCGAGAGGGCACCTGCGAGCAGGCCCGCGATGCCCGTGAAGAGCACGACCCCGCGGTCGACGCCGGTCGCGGCCATGCCGAGCACGAGGGCCAGGTTCGACACGAGTCCGTCGTTGGCGCCGAACACGGCGGCGCGGAACGTGCCCGACAGGCGGCGGCGCCCGCGCGCGGCGAGGCCGCGGACGACCTCGCCGTGGATCTTCTCGTCGGCGGCCATGGCCCGCGTGGCATCGGGGTCGTCGGCGTACGGCGACCGGGCCTCCGCCTGCTGGGCCAGCGCCAGCACGAAGATCGAGCCGAACCGGCGTGCGAGCCCGGCGAGCATGCGCGTGCGGAAGTCGGCGCGGGGCAGGCGCGCGTCGTCGTCGCCGAGCAGCCGGAGCCAGTGCTCCTCGTGGCGTCGCTCGGCGTCGGCGAGGGCGAGGAGGATCTCGCGCTCCTCGCCGTCGCGACGTCCGGCGAGCTCGCGGTACACCGCGCCCTCGGCGCGCTCGTCGGCGAGGTACCGCCGCCACTTCGCGCGCGCGGCGGCTTCCGATCGTGCGTCCACCGGCATCGCAACTCCTCCCGTCGGCCCGTGCGGCCGACGACCACGCTAGCGGCGCGGTCTGCCGGGACCGGCACCGGAGCACCGGATTGGCAGCATTTCGGAGTGCCGAACGCCCGCCGGCATCAGCGCACGAGTTCCTGCCAGCCGTCGCCGTCGGCGTACTCGAAGATGAGGTTGGTCTCGGTGTGGGCGACCGCCGGATGCCCCGTGAGGTAGCTGAGCACGAACTCGCGCAGCTCGCTCGCGTCGCGGGCGGCGACATGCAGCAGGTAGTCCTCCGCACCCGCCATGTGGAACAGCCCGAGCACCCCCGGGAAGTGCGTCGCGGCCTTGCGGAACTCGTCGATCTCGCTGCGCGCGTGCTTGACGAGCCGCACCGCGATGAGCGCCTGGAGCGACGCCCCGAGGGCCTCGAGGTCGATGTCGACGTGGTAGCCGCGGATGTAGCCGCCAGCCTGGAGCTTGCGGATGCGCAGCGACACCGTGGACTCGGCGACGCCGACCTCGGCGGCGAGGGCGGAGCCGGACGCGCGTGCGTTGGCGGAGAGGGCGCGCAGCAGGGCGCGGTCGATGCGGTCGAGCTCGGGTGGCTGGGCGTGCATGCGATTCCTCGAGGTCGGGGGCGGGCGCGGGGCGGAGCGGTCGGTCAGCCGGTCGTGCCGGCATCGGGCGGTTCGACGACGGGCAGCGGACCGGTCGTCGGCGGGCCGTCGACGACGAGTGCCTCCACCCGCACCGGTTCCGGGCGGTTGGTGATGCCGAGTGCCGAGATGACACCGCCGATCGCGAGCATGCCGGCGGTGGCGATCGCGGCGCGGTGGTAGCCGACCACGTCGAGCGCGGTGCCGACGATCACGCCCGAGAAGGCGACCGCGACGAGTCCGGCGATGCGGGCGATCGCGTTGTTCACGGCCGAGCCGATCCCGGCGTGCGACGGGTCGACCGCGCCGAGGATGGCCGAGGTGAGCGGGGCGACCGTGATCGCCATGCCCAGCCCGAGGAGGAGCACGCCCGGGAAGAACTGGGTCCAGTAGAACGCGTCCGCGTCGACCGCGAGCGTGAGCAGGAACCCGACCGCGCACACCAGCGGCCCGACGGCCATGAACAGGCGCGGTCCGTAGCGGCCCGACAGCCCGCCGAACCAGGACCCGAGGAGCACGAGCATGATCGTCGGGGGCAGCGTCGCGAGGCCGGCTTGGAGCGCGCCGTAGCCGCCGACCTCCTGCACGAAGATCGTGATCGCGAACGGCCCGAACGCGAAGCCGGCGTAGACGAACCAGGTCGCGAGGTTGCCGATGCCGAAGTTGCGCGACCGGAACAGCGCGAGGGGCAGCATGGGCGCGGGGACGCGGGACTCCCACCAGATGAAGGCGGCGAGGGCGACGACGCCCACGACGAACGGCACCAGGATGACGGGCGAGCCCCAGCCGAAGCGCCCCTGCTCGATGAGCGCGAACACCGTGCCCCCGAGGCCCAGCACGCCGAGCAGGGCCCCCACCCAGTCGACCCGCGGCCGGTGGAGCAGCGGCTCGTCGCGGCCGAGGGCCCGCATGAGCGCCAGCACGACCACGATCGGCACGATGTTGATGGCGAAGATCAGCCGCCAGGAGACCGTGTCGACGAGCAGTCCGCCGAGCAGCGGCCCGACGAGGAAGGCCGAGGTCGTCCAGGCCGTCCAGCGGCCGATGGCGCGCCCCTGCTCCGGACCCGAGAACGTCGAGACGATGAGCGCGAGCGAGCTCGGCACGAGCAGCGCGCCGGCGGCGCCCTGGAGTCCGCGGGAGAGCACCAGGATCTCTCCGGTCGGCGCGAACGCGCACAGCAGCGAGGTCACCCCGAATCCGTAGAGCCCGATTCGGATGATGCGCAACCGCCCGAACGAGTCGGAGAGCGACCCGGCGATGAGGATCAACGACCCGAGGGTCAGCAGGTAGGCGTCGACGACCCACTGCTGCAGCACCAGTCCCCCGCCCATCTCCCCGGAGATCGCGGGCAGCGCCACGTTCGTGATCGCGCCGTCGAGGAAGGCGCAGAACGAGACGATGACGGCGACGACGAGGACTCGCGAGGAGCGGCTCACGTGGACACGATAGCGCCGCGCGCTCAGTGGGACGAGAGGCGGGACCGCAGGTGGTCGATCCGGGCCTGCAGCTGGGTGACGCTCGCCTTGGAGACCTCGGGGCCGCCGCACCGGCGCCGGAGCTCAGCGTGGATCAACCCGTGGGGCTCGCCCGAGAGGCGGGACCACATGCCCACGAGGCTGTTCAGCAGGGTGCGCTGCTCCTTGAGCGTGCGGTAGAGCGCGACCGGCTGCTCCGCCTCCGGCGCCGGGGCCGCTGCGCCGGTGCGCCCCCGCTGGCGTGCGCGGCGCTCCTGACGCGCCTGACGGTGCCGCAGCAGGTCGGAGACCTGCTCGGGCTCCAGCAGGCCGGGGATGCCGATGAAGTCGAGCTCCTCGTCGCTGCCGGGCTCGGCGAGCGTGCCGAACTCGGTGCCGTCGTAGAGGGCGCGGTCGAAGGTCGCGCTCGAGCCGAGGGCCTCGTAGGTCCACTCCGATGCGAGTTCCTCGGAGGCGCGCTCCTCGCGATTCGCCGCGTCGAGCAGCCCGTCGTCGAGTCCGGGGGCGTCGTCGTCATCGGTGCGGCGGTCGAGGGCGTGGTCGCGCTGCGCCTCGAGCTCGCTGGCGAGGCCCATGAGCCCGGGCACGTTCGGGAGGAACACCGATGCGGTCTCCCCACGCCGACGGGCGCGTACGAAGCGGCCGATCGCCTGCGCGAAGAACAGCGGCGTGGAGGCGGAGGTCGCGTAGACGCCGACGGCGAGCCGCGGCACGTCGACGCCCTCGGAGACCATCCGCACCGCCACCATCCAGCGCCGGTCCCCCGCCGAGAACTCCTCGATCCGCGCGCTGGCCTCCTTCTCGTCCGACAGGACGACGGTGACGGGCTCGCCGGCGATCTGCTCGAGGATCTGCGCGTACGCGCGGGCCGTCGACTGGTCGGTCGCGATCACGAGTCCGCCCGCGTCGGGGATGGCGTGTCGCACCTCGGTGAGCCGTCGGTCGGCGGCCCGCAGCACGGCGGGGATCCAGTCGCCCGTCGGCTCGAGCGCGGTCCGCCACGCCGCGGAGGTGATGTCCTTCGTGTTGTCCTCGCCGAGCCGCGCCTCCATTTCGTCGCCGGCGCTCGTGCGCCACCGCATGTGGCCGGCGTAGACCATGAAGATCACCGGGCGCACGACGCCGTCCTCCAGAGCGCGCCCGTAGCCGTACGCATAGTCGGTGCGCGAGACGCGGACGCCGTGCTCGTCCGGCACGTAGTCGACGAACGGGATCGGCGCGGTGTCGGAGCGGAACGGCGTGCCGGTGAGCGAGAGGCGCCTGGTCGCGTGGCCGAACGCCTCGCGGATCGCGTCGCCCCAGCTCAGCGTGTCGCCGCCGTGGTGCACCTCGTCGAGGATGACGAGCGTGCGGCCCGACAGGGTGAGCTCGGCGTGCAGCGCGGGCCGCATGGCGACCTGCGCGTAGGTCACC
This is a stretch of genomic DNA from Agromyces sp. SYSU T00194. It encodes these proteins:
- a CDS encoding DEAD/DEAH box helicase, with the protein product MSTATPPGHLPGTSAAEHLSPSFPERAAWGTASKLRAWQAEALERYLEAMPRDFLAAATPGAGKTTFALRLAAELRARHVIDRITVVAPTDHLKRQWADAAARAGIRLDPGFRNAHGAQARHFHGVAVTYAQVAMRPALHAELTLSGRTLVILDEVHHGGDTLSWGDAIREAFGHATRRLSLTGTPFRSDTAPIPFVDYVPDEHGVRVSRTDYAYGYGRALEDGVVRPVIFMVYAGHMRWRTSAGDEMEARLGEDNTKDITSAAWRTALEPTGDWIPAVLRAADRRLTEVRHAIPDAGGLVIATDQSTARAYAQILEQIAGEPVTVVLSDEKEASARIEEFSAGDRRWMVAVRMVSEGVDVPRLAVGVYATSASTPLFFAQAIGRFVRARRRGETASVFLPNVPGLMGLASELEAQRDHALDRRTDDDDAPGLDDGLLDAANREERASEELASEWTYEALGSSATFDRALYDGTEFGTLAEPGSDEELDFIGIPGLLEPEQVSDLLRHRQARQERRARQRGRTGAAAPAPEAEQPVALYRTLKEQRTLLNSLVGMWSRLSGEPHGLIHAELRRRCGGPEVSKASVTQLQARIDHLRSRLSSH
- a CDS encoding MFS transporter is translated as MSRSSRVLVVAVIVSFCAFLDGAITNVALPAISGEMGGGLVLQQWVVDAYLLTLGSLILIAGSLSDSFGRLRIIRIGLYGFGVTSLLCAFAPTGEILVLSRGLQGAAGALLVPSSLALIVSTFSGPEQGRAIGRWTAWTTSAFLVGPLLGGLLVDTVSWRLIFAINIVPIVVVLALMRALGRDEPLLHRPRVDWVGALLGVLGLGGTVFALIEQGRFGWGSPVILVPFVVGVVALAAFIWWESRVPAPMLPLALFRSRNFGIGNLATWFVYAGFAFGPFAITIFVQEVGGYGALQAGLATLPPTIMLVLLGSWFGGLSGRYGPRLFMAVGPLVCAVGFLLTLAVDADAFYWTQFFPGVLLLGLGMAITVAPLTSAILGAVDPSHAGIGSAVNNAIARIAGLVAVAFSGVIVGTALDVVGYHRAAIATAGMLAIGGVISALGITNRPEPVRVEALVVDGPPTTGPLPVVEPPDAGTTG
- a CDS encoding DUF3097 domain-containing protein, yielding MPLDSDPHDRYGSDVLAGDWRARGRRTIPDVPAERDLVVERADTGWCGAVIGFEQRHVVLEDRHGARRLFPLGTGFLVDGEPVRLTAPAMRAPTGRTRTASGSFAVPQQRARTARASRIFVEGRHDAELVEKVWGADLRAEGVVVEYLEGVDDLDAIVRETAPAADRRIGVLVDHLVTGSKERAIADRVARGPYGAHVLVVGHPYVDVWQAVKPARLGVRAWPVIPRGTSWKHGVCAAFGWPHDDQADIARAWQRILGAVRDWNDLEPELLGRVEELIDFVTAGEDR
- a CDS encoding VIT1/CCC1 transporter family protein, with protein sequence MPVDARSEAAARAKWRRYLADERAEGAVYRELAGRRDGEEREILLALADAERRHEEHWLRLLGDDDARLPRADFRTRMLAGLARRFGSIFVLALAQQAEARSPYADDPDATRAMAADEKIHGEVVRGLAARGRRRLSGTFRAAVFGANDGLVSNLALVLGMAATGVDRGVVLFTGIAGLLAGALSMGAGEYVSVRSQRELLEASAPDPAARAALPDLDVDANELALVYRARGMDPADATAHAGRVIAGVRAKGAVDSTAIPAAHDEAEAVGTGMAAAISSFCFFATGALIPVLPYLFGADGTLALVVALVLVSIALLATGAVVGILSGASPGKRALRQLAIGLGAAGVTYVLGLAFGTTIG
- a CDS encoding Lrp/AsnC family transcriptional regulator, which produces MHAQPPELDRIDRALLRALSANARASGSALAAEVGVAESTVSLRIRKLQAGGYIRGYHVDIDLEALGASLQALIAVRLVKHARSEIDEFRKAATHFPGVLGLFHMAGAEDYLLHVAARDASELREFVLSYLTGHPAVAHTETNLIFEYADGDGWQELVR